Genomic DNA from Setaria italica strain Yugu1 chromosome V, Setaria_italica_v2.0, whole genome shotgun sequence:
GGGCCACAATATGTATGTACCAATTTCTGGACCTTCATTTGCCTGTCATGTAGTGGAATTCAGTGAGTATCTTTTCCCTGCCAATTTTCAGCAGCTCGTCCTTCCTTTTATCCTGCAACTCTCTTATTAGTTCTATTCGGTATTGACTTTTGATAGAAAATGTATGTTGTGGTAGTTGATGCTTCTAACAAGGCATACAATAAGAATGTGCCTCAGATGAATTAACAAAAATGGTATTGTCTGCTGTCCATATATTATTGCAAATCTACATTTAAGGGTCCACTTTGTCGTAGTCCTAATAGAACTTTCTGTCTTCCATTCTATGACTCTTCTCTTTGGATATTTTGCTTGCACATGCAATAGTTTGGCTTAGAGAAACAGATAACCAAATCCTGCTATTTCAAGCTAGTTTACTACGCTTTTAGCTTTTAGGTCCGCTGTCTTTTCTTGACATTAACTCCTTGACGTCTTGTGTGGGATATGCAGCCGTGAGTTCACTCACCGTGTTAAGTCGGTGTCAATGTCCAAATTTACTACCCAAGAAGTGCGGGCTCTTGAACAGGGGGGTAACCAGGTAACAAAAGCACCCACAACTAGTCTATGATGTTACCTCTAGGGCACCCTGTTCAGCTTTTATGACTCAAATTGATGTAATGACTGCAGCGAGCTCGCGACATCTACCTAAAGGACTGGGACTGGCAACGAATGAGGTTGCCTGTCAATACGTGAGTTTCGTTTCATTCTCTAGTTTTTATGGGtacttatttttttttggttctcCGAATAATGTTATATGTGTTATTGCCTCTGTAGCAATCCTGATAGGATAAGGGAATTTATCCGGGCTGTTTATGTGGACAAGAAGTATGCTGGTGGGTCCTCTAACAAACCAGCCACAGATAGTGAGGTAATGAGCTAACGTGTCTTGTGGGCACCGTTGTATTGTCCTTTATCTAAGTGTAGTGAGAAACTGAAAAAAGTTATGAATATATATATTAATAGTTGCATTATCTTTGTCTAACCTGTGAACGACCATAGTCCATATTGCTGTTCCAGCTAATTCCAATCACCAGTCCAGATATTCCTGCTGAAACTTCCATATGTCAGTTTTAACTGTAGTTTCCATTTTTGGCAGAGTGTGAAAAGCAATGAAAATGAAATGAGGAGACCTAGTTCCTATCATTCATACTCCCAAAGTCCACCTTATGATTTTCAGTATGAAGATAGAAGATATGGCAAGCAAGTTGACACGCTTGCTCGCAGGCCTTCAGATAGGGCACTCTTCGACGGGAAGCTTGGCAACTTCTTATTCAGTCCAGGTCGTTTGCGAGATCAGACGAATGAAGACCAATTTGCTAATGAAAGTTCAGGGTCAAGGTTTTCCGACTTTTCAGCCTCAAGCACTGGTGACTTTAGAAATGATGTCCTTTCTCCTAGCTCTCAAGAGACAGGGTACAGTAGTCCTTCTGTCCATCATTCAAGAAACATCTCTGCTGAAAATCCTCAATCCCAGAAACATCCTAATGTAACTTCACAAATAGATTTCAATGGAATTCGACGCTCACAGGTTTTTGACTCTTATGTTCCCCTCCCGTTCCAGTAAATGCATTTTTGACGTAGAAACTCCTCCAGGTACAGAGGATTAGATATAATTTGTTTATTCTTTACATGTGCAGCGAACAGGTTCTTCTGGAAGTTTTGGATCATTCGATGGTAGCTCAGTGTCTAACAAATCAGTTGAATCAGGTTACCCGCCTGATGCACCAACAGAAAAGTCAGTGCATTCTGCAGTAAACCATCAGACCGTGGCTTCTCCTGTGGCAAATTCAACACAACTATATGCCTTGCCACCCAACAATCACAACTTGATACCTCAGAAACCTGCTGATTTTGGTAGCCAAACCACTGCCAGTAGGAAACCTGTGCAACATGGTAGGGCTCAGACTGAAGCTGCGGTGCCGCCACCTGTCCCAGCACAACCAACAACTTTCACACCTCTTGACCTCTTTGATCAATCAACTGTGCAACCACCTGTCACTTCTGATGCACAGATAGATCTGTTTGCTGGCTTTAATGAACAGTCATCAGCTTCTCATAAAACAGTTAATTTAGGCAGTCATTTTGATGTCGCCAAAGAACCTGCCCATAATGGTGTCGTTCAGAAGACAGTGGTACCATCAGCTGAAGCGCTCACCACATCTCATCCTGTTCCCCAAGATTTCTTTAGTCTATCAATTTTGCAGGAACCAGCAACTTCCTCACCCCCTCCACCGATTGACCTGTTTGCTGGCTTTGACCAAGAACTGCCACAGTTATCTAGTGTTCAGCAAATTCCATCAGCAGCTACATTGCCTGCTAACGGTGGATGGGCTTTCTTTGGTGCACAGCATGGATCTTTAACATCTGTTTCAAATGTGCAAGCTCAGAAGCCCGCTGCATTCCCTCTATCTGATGGTATTGCTAAAGGAATTGATCAATCAACATTGCCAACTTCACCACCAAATACCATTGGGTCACAAAGTACTCCGTCTGTGATGGATAACTGGAGTTTAAATGCTGAAGAAGTGAAGATCTCTGTCCCCAAAGAAAATTCTCAGGTAAAATCATTTGGCATATGAGGCACTTAGCGCTTTGTTATAGCTTCACATGTTTAGTAACTTTTTCCTTGTTGTTTATAGTCTTGGAATGCCTTTGGTGAATCTATTCAGAGCCCATCAAATAGTCTGTTCACATTTAACACTATGTCTCAAGTAGCGCCTCATCAGTTCACTTCATCTGGCGCTTCATATGCTGAATCCAGAATTCCACAGGTACACAAGTTTCAATTAACGACTTGAAAAGTGCATTTCTCAAAGAAGGCTAGGCTGAATATTCTCAATTATTCTTTAGGATTCAGCTGGGGGTGAGACTGAAAGGCCAACTCCTGGGGACATGTTTTCTGATTTCAACGTTTCACCTGTTGAGATGGCTGGACCATCGTTTCCTGCACAACTTGAATCCCATCTGGTATGGAGCTTCCTTACTTGCTTGGCAGTAGTTTCATTTTTATTGAGAGCAAACATGCCTGGACATCTTAAAATATTGTGTTTGACATATAAtttgtattttcttttgtttcttggGGTATATTTTGTGAATATTATCTATCTTATCATAAAAGTTAAGGAAATATTATTAGTAAGATAATTTTGTGTTTGGACTATGCATTCTGAGGTGCccctatgcatgcatgcaccgccCTTCATGGGTTCTTGCATATATGCCATTTAGTTGCTTTGCATGTCCTCTATTTTCCTGTAATCTGCATTCACCTACAGTAACTATTTTCCCATCTTTTAATGTCGAAATGGATCAACTTATGCCTTTAACGATTCTTGTGAATTTTATTCAGGGCGGTGTGGTGTCTAATCCTGGAAAATCAACAAATCCATTTGACATAGCATTTGAATCTGATGTTGACGCCAACGACATGGTATCGATTTTTATTTTGTGATTTACAATTGCACTAATTATAACATGGGCCAGCAATTCTGTTGCTTATACTTTTATTTGTGAGCTCCTTTATTATTTGAAACAGCAGTATTTGTGGCTCAACCAAATATATGTTAATatgattaggggcttaaatgaAAACTGTATGAAAGAGCCAACTTCACTTAGTTGACTTACGATGCTTCAAATAGAACTACAGTGTAAGAATTACAATTTACAAATCTGGGTTTTTGGATGCTCTTACCCATCCTCCTTCTAAAGCAAGAGTAAGCAATATTCAATCTCTTCAAAATTTCCATAGAGGTAATCTTTCCAGCAATCCTAATTAGAAGAAAATATGCGTTCCTAATTTCCTTGACTTTATGCACAAGTTTGGAAGAAAAGGAAATTGTTCACAGATCTTGTGTTCTTTTTGTTTAGTATGTGATACTAGCCCATCCAAGAACCCAGAACTAGTATTTTTACattttgttttttgttcttGACATGCTAACCAGAGAGCAGCTTTTCCCATGTTGCTAAATACTTTTTTTTGGTTTTCCCTTTATTCACTGAGTTTTTTGTTCCTCTTTTCAGTTTATGGACTTGACCTCGCTACAGGAAACATTACCAGATCCTCATACTACCTCAGATTATTCTGGGAGCTTAGCACACCCATGGATTTCTCATAATTCTGCGATGCCATATATTCCATCTGGGCCTCAAGGTATCTGCCCTTTGCACCAAACTAATCTTCATGCGCAAGTACACAAACACAGAAACATGGAAAACTTCGCTGTTAATGCTAAACATGAttccttttttaaaataatCCAGGAGGGTTATCCTACGTTGCTGGACAAGACTCTCACATGTTGTAAGCTCCTTGAAACCTTACTTACAATTGGTAATACACATCACTTTCTAAATGATTACTTGTTACAGGAGCCCGACGAAACAAGGATCTTTTCCACCTAGGAATCCATTTGAGTGAGTGCTAGTAAAGAATGTGTTTTGCTGATAGTGGGGGGCAGAAGAGGAAGGCAATTGACAGCGGTTGAAACTGAAATGGATACTCGCGTGTAATATACTAGAAGCATTGAAGCAAATGTGTGGAATCTGAAAGCATGAGGTAAATATGTCGCTTGGATTTCATCGTTTACGCTCTCCTGTACTATATCAGAAAGGAATGCACAGAAATCTACATGGCAGGCATGCTGGAATTTTTTCCCCCAAGCAACAAGCTGTGTCCTCAAATTATCTGGACCGATGTATCTCTGGCAGGCAGTGCTGGTCAAACATCAAAATTTTCTTTCACCAGTTTGTCATTTGCCCATGAgttgtgttcatgttcttgttAAATTCATGTCGTGATTAGAAAAGGAGCGGCATTTCCATAAATGACAGGACCATTACCCATATTGGTCCTCAATATAGTGAAAAGACGATAGTCCATCAAATGATTGCATTGCTGCCAGGTGTTGTGTTGTTCAGTAATAGTTATTACTTATTACCTTTGCTTTGTATGTTGAAGGGGCATGACTTCTTTCCTCAGCAACATTTCTAATCTTAATAAAGGAACATGGAGACGTACTCTCCAAGTGACctagttttcttttttaaaaaaataaaggagcATGTGTGCTTGTTCATTGGATAACAGATTTGTTGCAGCGGTTCAGGACTAAGTGTTACTTCGTTTTTGTGATACAGGTAGTTGCCCTTCATTTTCGTTCTGTTGTACAAGAGAGATTTCCAAGCTACTATGCTACATGTTCAAAGTTCTTAATCTGATTGCTGTGCCCAGCTTAATAGTAGCTGCATCCCTACAAAGTTCAGTTTTGTACCTCAACTACTCGATCATGTAATGACTTGAGGTTGAATTTTGTTGGTTAAGGTTTCgattttttttgaattaaatGAGCCGTACAATAGTATTTTAAGTTGAATCACGTGGGGGAAAGATAATTTCGAAAGTGAACTCTGCTCGAGTGCTTGTCACACCCATCTCTACTTCTTTAGTGCCATGGCAAAGATCATAAACCTTTTGGCAATGTCACATCAGGTGTGGGCGTGTGGCAAATGAATATGGTCACCTCATGGCAAAAACCAAAACGAAATGTCACGATTAGAGCACTGCAGAGAGCACTGGGGCGCGTTTGGTTAGTTGCAGATAGCGCAGCCTGGCTCTGGAGATGCAGGATGCGAGAGTTTGGTTGGCTCGATACCTAGCTGAACCTGAACCTGGTTCTCGGCGTGCAAAACGGCCGAGCGAGCCTGGCTCCCCGGAAACGAAAATGAAATGCGTTTCTCGGCAGCCTGGCTCGCGCGGGACGCGAGGACGTGCGCGGCAGTTGAGGGCGCATGCAATATTAGAAGAaaccgaacatccgatgtgctTATCTTGTACCTGCACATTCATGCAATCAATCACCAAAGTCTGGTATGCATAGGGTCCGTTCCAGTAGAGACTGGTTACTTTGCCACATCACCAATGTCATACGGTCAGTGCCGGTCCTAAGATTTCGAGGGTCCTCTGACGAACTTGTCGCGACGGCCCTTCTAGACTATATATAAATCTTATAATATATAAGCGCTAATTTTTCTTGCAAAGCGAAAACAAATCTaatgatatatttttaatttaacatgtTTGATAATTATCGAGAAAAACTAATATGATTACCTTAAGGAAGAGTAGATCTCCATAATATCCATTGCTTCTCATAAAAAGATAGTTCTTCGGGcgtttcttgatgcaaaatcatcaaggaCGGTATTGAGATCAATAGTGTCCAAGATATCCCTCTCGATGGTGCATATAGCCAATCCATTTAACCTTTCTTGTAACGTAGTTGATCTCAAATAATTCTTCAATAACTTCAATTTTGAGAAACTTCTTTCGGCCAAAGCTACAGTCACATGTACAGTTAAAAGGATTTGATAGGCAACTGAAATATTTGGATAGCAATATGCAGTTATAATAAACTCCAAAATCTTAAGCGCTGACATCAACGAATCTGGCAAAGTCACTTGTAGCATCTTTAATTCTGAGAAAAAATCATTAATCTCAACATCGGATAATTACTTGTAGCATCtttaattctgaaaaaaaatcattgatctCAACATCGGATGAGTTATCATGAGAAAATGTTTCCACAAAATTCTTGCAGCGCAGCCAAAGATCAGCTTCATCCAAagatttcaaattttttgaGTTGAACAAAAACCCAAAAATGTTATCAGATTCTTTCATCTGCTCAAATCTACTAGTCAATGAAGCAATTGCAGCATCAATCATAATATTGAAGTACTCTACTCTAAAtgagtccacagcagatcgttATATTTCCTCATCTTGATCATCTTGTTCATCAAaatgtttctttctcttttcttgaCGTTTTGTACGAATTTTTGACTCTATATCCATTTCATATGCAATGTTTTTTGCTGTATCCATACTAGAAGTGAAACCTCCATCTTTGTACTTCTTAAAATATGATATGACACCTTCAATATGTTTGGGAGTATCATCTATACTCACAATTTTagattgcaacttcttgctcaccATATTTGTAGAGAATAAAATATCGTGCCAAATAACCAAACCaactaaaattttaaaattctcTAGTGCACTCATCAAAGATTGACATTCACTAACTGCCATTGGGTCATCAGTTGAAGCCTTCTCTAGCGCTATTAAAGCTGATCTTATTTGAGGAGTTTGGAATATGATAGCTTGAACATTTTTTATTCGGCTTTCCCAGCGTGTATTAGACCATGACTTAACTATCAATCCGGGGACATTATCCACCGAAATCTTCCACCTTTTGTAGATTTTGCAAACAATGTGTATATACGTTGGATgagataaaaaaagaaatagcttGCCTGCAAGATTTAACAAATAGTAAGTTTCAAACTTTTCCCAAATCATGGCATATTATATGAAAACAATGTATAATAGAAATAATAGTTTACCTGCAAGATTTTTtcatatcacaaagagtaagattcaGACTATGACATGCACACGATATGTATAGTGCTCTTCGATCAATTTCAAGCAAGTGCTTCTGAACACCTTGATGAGGACCTATCATATTTGAACCATTATCATAGCCTTGTCCTCTCACATCATCAATATTCAAATCAAGAGATGTCAATACATTTTTTTAATTCATTAAAAAGACCCAATCCTCATGTGTCATCTACCTTCAAGAACTCTAGGAAGAACTCCTCTATCCTTAGAACATTCCTCGACAAATTGACACACCGAATAATTAGAGTCATTTGGTCTTCATGGCTCACATCTGGAGTACAATctaaaatcatagaaaaatactTGGCATCCTTAATGATCTTTAATATAGTTTGTTTCACACAATCTACAAGAAGAGAAATCatctcattctgaattttatgcCCAGGATAATGATGATGAATCTCACTATTTTGAATCCGCCTAATATGGTCTTGCATCACAGGATCAAATTCACCCATCATTTCAACTATGTCCAGAAAGTTACCATTGCTATCTTGATATAGTTTCTCATTTTTCCCTCAAAAAGCCATCTTACTTAAACTTGTCTCCAATGCTCTCTCTCCTTTGCAATTTCCCAttgcaaatcatcatcaattattttatttttctcaacctCAGCCTAAGTTCATTCCAAGTATTCATGTTTGTTATATGCTCAACACTATTCTCATGTTGCTTGAGTCTAAGACTAAGATGTTTCCAGTCCCTCAATCCGTCATGTGCTAGCAAATTTTTGCTCTGACTTGATTTGAACAATTTgcagtaaaaaaaaactttgcccaCATGTTTAAAGTAAATCAACCATTTTCTATCAACCACCTCACCATTGCCTAACTTTCTGGAGTAGTAAGCATATGAAAAAGGTCTATTAAGAGCATCTACAGGGAACTCAAGATTCAATTCTCTCACCGGCCCCTTTTCAATCAATATATCTCTACCCTTATTATCAAGATTTCCCTAAGTTCTAGGATCAAAGACATCATCAAGAGAATCTTCTTGTACGtcatcaattgaattttcagGTTGAGAGGAAGGCTGTAAATTTTCATTCTATGTAGCATCATCAATGGTATCAACTTGTTCACTTAAATTATCATTAACTTGTTGCTAGCCTTATTCTTCAATATCAAGTGCATCTACAGGATTATCATCCGGTACAACACTACTTGAAGTTAAAAAACTTATGTATAACATCTTTTTTAGATTCAATAAATTGACCttctagttttttctttttttttctgagccTCCGACAAATGTTTTTTAGGCTTAAATTAGAAGAAAAACACGACTATATGAGTACTGAGTACTAGAAGTCCGAAGTAATTAATTTAAATTAAAAAACAATCAAGGAAAAAATACCTAGGGGCTAGGACCTGATCAGCTGATGAACTAATGATTGATGAAGTGATGATCGATCAGCTGCAGTGATCGGAGGGCCTGATCGCCGCCAAATCATCAAGAAAACCACAAGAGCAAAATTAGCATCCACCAAAAAGCACCAGCGTCGCAGGAAAAAACCCCCAAGCGGGCGTCGGGCGATGAGGCGTTGACCGACGGAAGCACGCACTCACCGACGGTCGGCGGAGGCGTGGAGCGAGGCGACGTCATGGAGCGGTGGAGGGgcagggcggcgacgaggtggagggAGCGGACGCGGACGGTTGGGGTTTTTACTTTTTAACGCGACCGCCGCGGTGCCGCGATCAGATCGGCTGCCGCCTTGGCGCCTCTTCGCATTCGCTTCGTGTTTAGACTTGCTGTGGCCTCTTTGCGGTGTACGGTCGGGGGTCTCTGTGTATACCTACAGTATACCTGGGTCTGGACCCCTCCTTCTCATGGGTCCTCGGCCGTCGCAACTCTCGTACCTTTCTAGGGTCGGTATTGCACacggtagatttttttttttggaaaagttggAGGTGAGTTTTACTTTCAAAATCTTGTAAGAAAAGTTCGAATAGTAGAAATTTTTCATTAATTTTTTTGAGAGAATTTTGATTTTTAAACGTCGCGGTGATGCAACAGCCTTATACGATACGGGCACGGTCAGAGTCTCAGAGAGCGTACAGCCTTCGTCTCCGCGCCGCTGGAGTCCTAAAACCCTACTACCCAAAAATCTCCCCAGTCCCCCACCCCACCGTCATCGCGCGGCCAGCCATGCGCCCCTTCCACCCTCCCCGCCCCAACCCCAACCAGCCCCACCGCGGGCGGCCCGGCGGCGACCCGGGCCCGCCTCACCTCCCCGGTGCCCCCATGCACCCCTCCTTCCCGCCGCCCGTccccaacctcgccgccgccgccaaccccatggccgcggcggcggcggccaaccCTTTCCTCGCGCTGCAGCTCCTCGGCCAGGCGCAGCAGCTCCAGAACCTcggcttcctcgccgccgccgcgctccagcagcagcagcagcagcagcatgcgcCTTTCTTCCCGGGAGGGTTCACGCCGAACCCCAATCAGTTCGCGCCCTACGCGGGCGGCCCGCCGCCAGCCGGTTTCAATAGCGGCGGGGCGTTTCGGCCAGGCGGTGCTGGGGTTTTCGGGccgcgaccgccgaggcccatGATGAGCCCTGCGGGGAAGGgttccaacaacaacaacaacgctGGTAGTGTCGGAGCCCCAAAGCCGATTCCGATTCTCAATGTTGGGAAGAAGGACTACAACAACAACGCCAGAAGCGGCGGCACGCCGAGGCAGATTCTCAACGATGTGAGGAAGGAGCGGAATAACAGTGGTGACTGCAACGGCGAGGTGATTGAATCCTTTGCCGttatttgttgggattcatcaaTAGGGTATGAACTAACactaggattttagctttatGATTATCAGTGCACACAGGAGTTTGCTGATATATGTGTTATTCGGTCTGTTGCATTTGCTTAGCATAGCATTTTTTATCTGCAGAATGGTGCCTTTTGATGGATGTTGGTAGGAACAATTAACATTAAGATGACACTCTATATGCTCATCATTCCAATCATTGTGCTGGGTGCCAAGCATCATTTTCAGTAGATAAATCACACTGTACTGCAATCAAATAATACATGTTTAGCCTGATAACTGTTGCTGAGTTATCTGATCTTCCATAACTATTTTCACCAAGTGCCCCTATGAGCAAAACTAACTCAGTTCTTAATGCCCTGTTTGTTCATGTGCACAATGGTTCTCTGAAGCTTTTGGTGTTCTAGTTCTATTCCTCTTGTACTCATTAACTTTTCATGGATTGGTGTGCACGCAACTGTTGATGGTTCCTTAGACCTTTAGGAGTGTGTATATATATTACCATCTGTAAAGAACTCTGTAGATGATTTTCACGTCATAAGCCATAATTTATTCTGTTTCAAGTGTTAATTTTCCAATAAAAAAGCTTTTCTATGATCTTTTTTCCATTAATTAAAGAATGTACCGATTCATTTAATTTCTGATTTGTTGAAATTACAACAGGTAAACCACTTTGAGAATAAAACAGATGGCATATCTAATTTTGCATCTGAAAATGGGAACAGAACAACATATCAGAAATCCCGATTTAACTCTGGAAGAGATGGTAGAGATGTCAGGCAATTTGGTGCACCTagagggaggggaagaggaaggcACTACAATCAAGGTCGTGGAAGAGGTAGTGTGATTTATGACACACAGTTAACTATacagatctttttttttttggtctcCTCTTGCTTTGAACATGCATATTACAATGGCCAAATTAAACCATTACTACCTTCTCTGCATAGTGAGAGTTGGGATCATATGTTTTGTACTGAAGCTATGCTCAGTGTTCATCATCAAGCTGGTATGTCTTTGATTTTTGCAAGACTGGAATGCATTCTTTTTCTAACAAAATGTAAACTAGCATGTCCATTCTCTTAACCTGGAATTCTTTGAGAGAAAATGTCTTTTTAAgctccatttttcttgtactcTTCTATATCTGCCACATTTGTTTCATCATCTTTCTTATTAATTGATATCTCTCCAACTAACTAGCATGATTATTTCTTCACTTTATCAGGAAACAACAACTGGGGAGACACAAAATCCAACTTCATGAGCCATGAAAGTCTAGCATCAGGGCGTCACAGTGATGTTCCAGCTCCGGCATCAGGCGGACACCGAAAGTATGCATTACCGAATGGTGTATTTTGTTGTCAATATCATTGGTATTAATAAGAACCCTTTTTTCCGTGTCTGATGCGTATTAAGAAGAACCCTATTATGTGTTAGCTGGCATCTCTTCTAGTTTGTTCGTAGTTAAAAATGACCTGCAGACTTCTTTATTATACCCTTTACCACATTTTAGTGTTAAGTGCTTGAGTATCTTGGGTACAACATCCACTTCTCAGCTATTATGATTATGCTGCCGTCAAACCATCAGAACTTATGCCTTTATTCTGAGAATATTTGAAGCATGCGAATGCTTCTCTAATCTCTAGTGATGTTATAATCCTTTTATGTATGTATTGGAAAAGGCTATAGTCTAGGACAACATGTTGAACAAGATGCCCTCAACCTCCTAGGCTACAGCCTCCTAGTTATTCTACATTCACTTTCTATTGGTGCTTTTGAGATTTGTGCC
This window encodes:
- the LOC101783659 gene encoding LOW QUALITY PROTEIN: probable ADP-ribosylation factor GTPase-activating protein AGD14 (The sequence of the model RefSeq protein was modified relative to this genomic sequence to represent the inferred CDS: inserted 2 bases in 1 codon; substituted 1 base at 1 genomic stop codon); the encoded protein is MGSRREEERNEKIIRGLMKLPPNRKCINCNSAGPQYVCTNFWTFICLSCSGIHREFTHRVKSVSMSKFTTQEVRALEQGGNQRARDIYLKDWDWQRMRLPVNTNPDRIREFIRAVYVDKKYAGGSSNKPATDSESVKSNENEMRRPSSYHSYSQSPPYDFQYEDRRYGKQVDTLARRPSDRALFDGKLGNFLFSPGRLRDQTNEDQFANESSGSRFSDFSASSTGDFRNDVLSPSSQETGYSSPSVHHSRNISAENPQSQKHPNVTSQIDFNGIRRSQRTGSSGSFGSFDGSSVSNKSVESGYPPDAPTEKSVHSAVNHQTVASPVANSTQLYALPPNNHNLIPQKPADFGSQTTASRKPVQHGRAQTEAAVPPPVPAQPTTFTPLDLFDQSTVQPPVTSDAQIDLFAGFNEQSSASHKTVNLGSHFDVAKEPAHNGVVQKTVVPSAEALTTSHPVPQDFFSLSILQEPATSSPPPPIDLFAGFDQELPQLSSVQQIPSAATLPANGGWAFFGAQHGSLTSVSNVQAQKPAAFPLSDGIAKGIDQSTLPTSPPNTIGSQSTPSVMDNWSLNAEEVKISVPKENSQSWNAFGESIQSPSNSLFTFNTMSQVAPHQFTSSGASYAESRIPQDSAGGETERPTPGDMFSDFNVSPVEMAGPSFPAQLESHLGGVVSNPGKSTNPFDIAFESDVDANDMFMDLTSLQETLPDPHTTSDYSGSLAHPWISHNSAMPYIPSGPQGICPLHXKLIFMRKYTRGLSYVAGQDSHMLXAPYYIRKECTEIYMAGMLEYLISDLLKLQQVNHFENKTDGISNFASENGNRTTYQKSRFNSGRDGRDVRQFGAPRGRGRGRHYNQGRGRGNNNWGDTKSNFMSHESLASGRHSDVPAPASGGHRKRPSIIYDANEVKQWVEARKKNYPTSVNINKKLSESHLDNQNKDKDAQLRRQELKEVLAKQQELGLELPELPPGYLSETEDQGNEKKSNWKTQRRDSRFENRGNTSKRPRYERGEFQSKRSKVWNRTPSNDGALAKSREPTLLQKLLSSDIKRDRHRLLHTFKFMALNNFFKDWPDKQLQFPIVKVNQIEIEDNITTGNLDDLENAEMAKVSSLDTTGNGVRKELSSIDEETGIADHNDDDEEDGASADSRDEDGDEDADEEQFNEAEDDAAA